One genomic region from Fictibacillus marinisediminis encodes:
- a CDS encoding branched-chain amino acid transport system II carrier protein yields MGGLQAFGLKLEPVQTMTDFLPLSSVGLGWVVPALVGTAAGLD; encoded by the coding sequence ATCGGCGGGTTACAGGCGTTTGGACTGAAGCTGGAACCTGTTCAAACGATGACTGACTTCCTGCCGTTGTCTTCTGTAGGATTAGGATGGGTCGTACCCGCACTTGTTGGTACAGCTGCAGGGCTGGATTAG
- a CDS encoding LacI family DNA-binding transcriptional regulator produces MEGKANIQDVARRANVSIATVSRVINNQGGVRKVTEEKILKAIQELGYIRNAAARTMKSKDTKTIGVIVPDISNPFFPLVMAGIEQKAREKGYFAILSSTNESPVVEEEILKNFIERGVDGVIITTANENGDHLKQLHEQGIPMVAVDRSIQSYDVDTVLVDNVKGSYQAVQHMILQGHEKIAIICGPQNTTPGRERFIGYKKALEDYNLKLDERYIFQGDFGERSGYQAAHEFYSQNDRPTAIFSSNNLMTTGCVKAIGDLDWKLGEEISFFGFDDVDIATFLNPKLSVVSRPMNAVGEIAFQLLHERIHFKGEMPKREYNLSPELIIRDSSRLRFPKGAHTGQSLKK; encoded by the coding sequence ATGGAAGGTAAAGCGAATATTCAGGATGTGGCCAGGCGGGCGAATGTGTCGATTGCGACGGTTTCTCGGGTAATCAATAACCAGGGCGGCGTGCGCAAGGTGACGGAGGAGAAGATCCTTAAGGCCATTCAGGAGCTCGGGTATATCCGCAATGCGGCGGCCCGCACGATGAAGAGCAAGGATACGAAGACGATTGGTGTCATTGTCCCTGACATCAGCAACCCGTTCTTTCCGCTCGTCATGGCTGGGATTGAACAGAAGGCCCGGGAGAAAGGGTACTTTGCCATTTTGAGCAGTACGAATGAGTCGCCGGTCGTGGAGGAAGAGATTCTGAAGAACTTCATCGAGCGCGGCGTGGATGGTGTCATCATTACGACGGCCAACGAGAACGGCGACCATCTAAAGCAGCTTCACGAGCAGGGCATTCCGATGGTGGCGGTCGACCGCAGTATTCAAAGCTATGATGTCGATACGGTGCTGGTGGATAACGTGAAGGGCTCGTACCAGGCGGTTCAGCACATGATCCTTCAGGGGCATGAGAAGATCGCAATCATATGCGGTCCGCAGAACACGACGCCGGGGCGTGAACGGTTCATCGGCTACAAAAAGGCACTCGAAGATTACAACTTGAAGCTGGACGAGCGTTACATCTTTCAAGGGGACTTCGGAGAGCGAAGCGGCTATCAGGCGGCTCACGAGTTTTACTCCCAGAACGACCGGCCGACCGCCATCTTCTCGTCCAACAACTTGATGACGACCGGGTGTGTGAAAGCCATCGGTGATCTGGACTGGAAGCTTGGCGAGGAAATCTCGTTTTTCGGCTTTGACGATGTGGATATTGCCACGTTCCTGAACCCGAAGCTCAGTGTTGTTTCACGTCCGATGAATGCGGTAGGGGAGATTGCGTTTCAGCTCCTGCATGAACGAATCCATTTTAAGGGTGAGATGCCGAAGCGGGAGTACAATCTGTCACCGGAACTCATTATTCGTGATTCCTCCCGGCTGCGTTTTCCGAAAGGTGCACACACTGGACAATCTCTTAAAAAGTAA
- a CDS encoding McrB family protein, which produces MINHKTWDVFLLGTLAEDEYVEQETGRRKGIFINSQNVIQFLIKVISQEPDNFPNERLFTGYATDLEPYGFVDDLTKMDYQREENFVNFISDFVLVFSPAKKMTTSQNEVYHAKDLQLKRKVDSHLDNDTLVPLPVFSQQKHGYDYEEFIQRLLSKRYVGKVDKLSIEQNDTPQYILWKDDNGSYKVVGDFDNHSYAHGGFCFTYADQLRLTSLTDDWIDESYEVNDSIIFININMFDSLEDLLNLDNAEILEPITIASEEVAAAVADPPVQKVSDLTMNTLNTSILPVDHQPIVITDETEDEEHKFIEQFILVTRDNGLQYEEKDLINFHTAMKTSNLVILQGMSGTGKSRLVSSYAKALQIHNDEQLTIIPVRPAWSDDADLIGYVDSMHMVYRPGDSGLVDTLINASKERNKLFIIGFDEMNLARVEHYFSQFLSVLEMEQGRRVLKLYNESLENRLYNSAQYPSSIPIGENIMFVGTVNIDESTYHFSDKVLDRSNVISLNVLPYDQLREIKEERKRNDSYDKISIQAFSGFKNNSQVLQLTSEETDLLWELHTEFQKITVNMGIGPRVVRQIDMYLKNLPHSLYLNRRQAFDLQLVQRILTKVRGPEEFLKNLIGTYNIETDELSESLLSDILLKNNNVSDFEKTFKILKHKAKELKVNGYTF; this is translated from the coding sequence ATGATTAATCACAAAACATGGGATGTATTTTTATTAGGAACTTTAGCTGAAGATGAATATGTTGAACAGGAAACAGGCCGTAGAAAAGGTATATTTATTAACAGCCAGAATGTCATACAATTCTTAATAAAAGTTATTTCACAAGAACCGGATAATTTTCCAAATGAACGGTTATTTACGGGCTATGCTACAGATTTGGAGCCTTATGGATTTGTTGATGATTTAACAAAAATGGATTACCAAAGAGAAGAAAATTTTGTGAATTTTATTAGCGACTTTGTCCTTGTTTTTAGTCCTGCCAAGAAAATGACTACATCACAAAATGAGGTATATCATGCTAAAGATCTACAATTAAAAAGAAAAGTTGATAGCCATCTCGACAACGACACTTTGGTTCCCTTACCAGTTTTTAGCCAACAAAAGCATGGATATGACTATGAGGAATTTATTCAGCGTTTGTTGTCCAAAAGGTATGTGGGAAAAGTAGATAAGCTCTCTATCGAGCAGAATGATACACCACAATATATTTTATGGAAAGACGATAATGGTTCATACAAGGTAGTTGGAGATTTTGATAATCACTCATATGCACATGGGGGTTTTTGTTTTACATATGCAGATCAATTAAGATTAACAAGCTTAACGGATGACTGGATCGATGAATCTTATGAAGTAAATGATTCTATTATTTTTATAAATATTAATATGTTTGATTCATTGGAAGATCTGTTAAATCTGGATAATGCAGAAATTTTGGAACCAATAACTATTGCATCTGAAGAAGTTGCAGCTGCAGTTGCTGATCCTCCGGTACAAAAAGTAAGCGACTTAACGATGAACACCTTAAATACTTCTATATTGCCTGTTGATCATCAACCGATAGTAATAACTGATGAAACTGAGGACGAAGAGCATAAATTCATTGAACAGTTTATTCTTGTTACACGCGATAATGGGTTGCAGTATGAAGAAAAAGATTTAATTAATTTTCATACCGCAATGAAAACTTCTAATCTTGTTATTCTTCAGGGAATGAGTGGGACCGGGAAATCAAGATTGGTTTCCTCCTACGCAAAGGCACTCCAGATTCATAATGATGAGCAGCTAACCATTATACCTGTACGTCCTGCCTGGAGTGATGATGCAGACTTAATTGGTTATGTAGACTCCATGCACATGGTCTATCGACCAGGTGATTCCGGTTTGGTTGATACATTAATTAATGCATCCAAAGAAAGAAATAAGTTGTTTATTATAGGATTTGATGAAATGAATCTTGCCAGGGTAGAACATTATTTTTCTCAATTTCTATCTGTACTTGAAATGGAACAAGGTCGACGCGTATTAAAGCTTTATAATGAGAGCCTTGAAAACCGTCTTTACAATTCAGCCCAGTATCCTTCTTCTATTCCAATAGGAGAGAATATTATGTTTGTTGGGACTGTTAATATTGATGAATCAACTTATCACTTTTCTGATAAGGTGCTTGACCGCTCAAATGTTATTTCATTAAACGTGCTTCCTTATGATCAATTGAGAGAAATAAAAGAGGAACGGAAAAGAAATGACAGTTATGATAAAATCTCCATTCAGGCATTTAGTGGGTTTAAAAACAACAGCCAGGTTTTGCAACTTACAAGTGAAGAAACTGATTTACTTTGGGAACTACACACGGAATTTCAAAAAATTACTGTTAATATGGGGATCGGCCCACGTGTTGTGAGACAAATTGATATGTATCTAAAAAATTTACCACATAGTCTTTATTTAAATAGAAGACAAGCCTTTGATCTACAGCTGGTACAGCGTATTTTAACAAAAGTAAGAGGGCCGGAAGAATTCTTAAAAAATTTAATTGGGACTTACAATATAGAAACAGATGAACTCTCTGAAAGTTTATTAAGTGATATTTTATTGAAAAATAATAATGTATCTGATTTTGAAAAAACATTTAAAATTTTAAAGCATAAAGCGAAAGAGTTGAAAGTTAATGGATACACTTTCTAA
- a CDS encoding VOC family protein, whose protein sequence is MGRLVHFEIHVSDMDRAKKFYGEVFGWSFQDWSEYAGMPYFGAVTGDEREPGINGALMQRQSASPEINQALNGFACTMGVEDYDSTEAKIMENGGKVAMPKYALPGMAWQGYYIDTEGNIFGIHQPDENAK, encoded by the coding sequence ATGGGAAGATTAGTTCATTTTGAAATTCATGTAAGTGACATGGACCGTGCAAAGAAGTTTTATGGAGAGGTATTCGGATGGTCATTTCAGGATTGGAGTGAGTATGCAGGAATGCCTTACTTTGGAGCAGTAACTGGCGATGAGAGAGAACCTGGAATCAATGGTGCTTTGATGCAAAGGCAAAGTGCTTCCCCGGAAATCAACCAGGCGTTAAATGGATTTGCTTGTACAATGGGAGTGGAAGATTACGATTCCACGGAAGCTAAAATTATGGAGAATGGCGGCAAGGTGGCAATGCCCAAATATGCCCTGCCAGGAATGGCGTGGCAAGGATACTATATTGATACAGAAGGAAATATATTCGGAATTCATCAACCCGATGAGAATGCAAAATAG
- a CDS encoding DUF2357 domain-containing protein: MDTLSNLPFILEFNIGNKLPNRIVDFYSDENSVSEDTLLEITENVPVEVLFKSEHEDSKLFFEGLESIPERFVEEEDGIPYLAPAEYPIKIFKQESYPLIPGKYLLRVDCLSISYYTLVAVKPNRVTEEQWEIMKEEVEEQLSGLAQDLIKSRMGLVYKELKMLAPRQISQFLILQKHYAKALAAITDLYTKANYRIKKNYQMVPIERVKTTDEKSVIHRLKYPEKQTELKSPINTFEYDLPENRWAKKIAQFVIINLKEFNNLVTSYAENIKFEIDYELRPYAEFQENTRNVLIEKEKVLSKLEEYLIVTKKIQNAFQMLQSAKWYHEVNEHKPCPLPHVMQLDARYRVLYQMYREMKQEKPELGIDPIYALQWKRTDKLYEIWGFVQLVNAIKELEFNPINGWIYSGAFNQQKNLIPNLNGGTTITFRNEKLILKLTYDGKIPYQRQDTDPLSEPLYISSNNNRPDSRLDVYEEDIYIGSLIIDFKYRSKRSVWDLGIVNTSHKSKTMSQLLSYGSSCKSIHLYGANNGITHNNPIQEVWAIYPSQYNSNHPIEDYEDHHLRLIKLSPIHNKDYLKTAFQEVITKLISRRNK; the protein is encoded by the coding sequence ATGGATACACTTTCTAATCTCCCATTTATACTGGAATTTAATATTGGAAATAAACTTCCTAATCGAATTGTAGACTTTTATAGTGATGAAAACTCTGTCTCTGAAGATACTTTGTTAGAAATTACTGAAAATGTACCAGTAGAAGTTCTTTTTAAAAGTGAACATGAAGATTCAAAATTATTTTTTGAGGGTCTGGAGTCTATTCCAGAAAGGTTTGTCGAGGAGGAGGATGGAATACCTTATCTTGCGCCTGCTGAGTATCCTATTAAAATTTTTAAACAAGAATCTTACCCATTAATACCAGGAAAGTACCTATTGCGTGTGGACTGTCTGAGTATTAGTTATTACACTCTTGTAGCAGTAAAGCCTAATCGTGTTACGGAAGAACAGTGGGAGATAATGAAGGAAGAGGTTGAGGAGCAACTTTCGGGATTAGCACAAGATCTTATAAAAAGCAGAATGGGGTTAGTATATAAAGAGTTGAAAATGCTTGCTCCAAGGCAAATCAGTCAGTTTCTCATCCTTCAAAAACATTATGCAAAAGCACTTGCCGCTATTACTGATTTATATACGAAAGCAAACTATAGGATCAAGAAGAATTATCAAATGGTTCCTATTGAGAGGGTTAAAACAACTGATGAAAAGTCAGTAATTCATCGATTAAAATATCCTGAAAAACAGACCGAGCTTAAATCTCCAATTAACACATTTGAATATGATCTACCGGAAAATCGTTGGGCCAAAAAAATTGCTCAGTTTGTAATTATTAATTTGAAAGAATTTAATAATTTAGTTACAAGTTATGCAGAAAATATAAAGTTCGAAATTGACTATGAATTAAGGCCGTATGCTGAATTTCAAGAAAACACTAGGAACGTATTAATCGAAAAAGAAAAAGTACTATCAAAACTTGAAGAGTATTTAATTGTTACAAAAAAAATACAAAATGCTTTTCAAATGCTTCAGTCTGCTAAATGGTATCATGAAGTAAATGAACACAAGCCATGTCCTTTACCTCATGTTATGCAGCTAGATGCACGTTATAGAGTGCTTTACCAAATGTATAGAGAAATGAAGCAGGAAAAGCCTGAACTAGGCATTGATCCTATTTATGCTTTGCAATGGAAACGAACAGACAAATTATATGAAATCTGGGGATTTGTCCAACTCGTAAATGCAATTAAAGAGCTGGAGTTTAATCCGATAAACGGCTGGATATATAGTGGAGCGTTTAACCAACAAAAAAACTTAATACCGAATTTAAATGGTGGAACTACCATAACTTTTAGAAATGAAAAATTAATTCTCAAGTTAACATATGATGGAAAAATTCCTTATCAGCGGCAGGATACAGATCCTTTGAGTGAACCTTTATATATAAGTAGTAATAATAACCGTCCTGACTCCAGATTAGATGTATATGAGGAAGATATATATATTGGCAGCCTTATTATTGATTTTAAATATAGGTCAAAAAGAAGTGTATGGGATTTAGGGATCGTAAATACCAGTCATAAAAGCAAAACAATGTCTCAATTGTTAAGCTATGGGAGTTCATGTAAATCTATTCATTTATATGGTGCAAATAATGGTATAACCCACAATAACCCAATTCAAGAGGTATGGGCTATATATCCATCACAATACAATTCCAACCATCCTATAGAAGATTATGAGGATCATCATTTGCGTTTGATAAAGCTTAGTCCAATACACAATAAAGACTATTTGAAGACAGCTTTTCAAGAAGTAATAACAAAATTAATAAGCAGAAGAAATAAATAG
- the rbsK gene encoding ribokinase: protein MDIAVIGSNMVDLISYIDKMPKEGETLEAPDFEIGCGGKGANQAVAAAKLGSNVMMVTKVGDDLFADNTINNLEKYGIDTEFTVKVPGTSSGVAPIFVDPESKNRILIIKGANQHLSPEDVDGAAEKLKQCSLIVLQLEVPLPTVYRAIEFGNEHGIPVILNPAPASKELDFEYVCKSDFFIPNESELEILTDMPVDTDDQIRVAAMTLIERGVKNVIVTMGSRGVMWVTKDDVQTVASHKVDAIDTTGAGDAFIGCFSHYFVQSGDVLEAMKKATAFAALSVMKRGTQTSYPGLEEVEEFLKERV from the coding sequence ATGGATATTGCAGTCATCGGATCCAACATGGTGGATCTCATTTCATACATTGATAAGATGCCGAAAGAAGGAGAAACACTTGAAGCGCCGGATTTTGAAATCGGATGCGGCGGAAAAGGAGCGAACCAGGCAGTAGCGGCAGCGAAACTTGGCTCCAACGTCATGATGGTTACGAAAGTCGGAGATGATTTGTTTGCCGACAACACGATCAACAACCTGGAGAAGTACGGCATTGATACGGAATTTACCGTCAAGGTGCCTGGTACCTCAAGCGGGGTTGCGCCGATCTTTGTGGACCCTGAGTCCAAGAACCGCATCCTGATCATTAAGGGAGCGAACCAGCATCTTTCACCAGAGGATGTGGATGGGGCGGCAGAAAAGCTGAAACAGTGCTCGCTTATCGTCCTGCAGCTGGAGGTTCCGCTACCAACGGTTTACCGTGCGATTGAGTTCGGAAACGAGCATGGGATTCCGGTGATCTTGAACCCGGCACCAGCTTCCAAGGAACTGGATTTTGAGTATGTTTGCAAAAGCGACTTTTTCATTCCGAACGAAAGCGAACTGGAAATCTTAACAGATATGCCGGTGGACACCGACGACCAGATTCGAGTGGCTGCCATGACCTTGATCGAACGGGGCGTGAAAAACGTGATCGTAACGATGGGAAGCCGGGGAGTGATGTGGGTGACAAAGGATGATGTTCAAACGGTAGCTTCACATAAGGTTGATGCAATAGACACAACGGGTGCCGGCGATGCGTTCATCGGCTGCTTCTCTCATTATTTTGTACAGAGCGGTGATGTGCTGGAGGCGATGAAAAAAGCGACGGCGTTTGCGGCATTAAGTGTGATGAAGCGCGGGACACAGACTTCATATCCAGGTTTGGAAGAAGTTGAAGAGTTTTTAAAAGAGAGAGTTTAA
- the fucP gene encoding L-fucose:H+ symporter permease, producing MKNNQLIQLPDGYLNRTPIFQFILVSMLFPLWAVAASLNDILIAQFKHVFELSDFASAFVQSAFYGGYFLVAIPASMVIKKMSYKFAIMTGLLFYIVGCSLFYPASHMGTYTMFLFAIFAIAIGLSFLETAANTYSSMIGPRQYSILRLNISQTFYPLGSIAGILLGKYLVFQEGASLESQMAKMSPAEAQAFGLKMLQHTLEPYKYIIFVLIAMFVLFALTKFPICKPVANRAKSAEKAPGIGQTLKYLAGNKRFKKGIAAQFLYVGMQVAVWSFTIRLALDLNPDFNERTASNFMVYSFAGFFVGKFIANFLMARFSSSKVLFGYSILGSAMLAYVILVPNMTAVYAAIVVSMLFGPCWATIYAETLEVVDKKYTETAGAILVMSIVGGAVIPALQGYASDAFGSMQTAFLVSMACFVYVGIYFFGEMKKQKSGVKKTDETIEVAQ from the coding sequence ATGAAGAACAACCAATTGATTCAACTGCCGGACGGTTACTTGAACCGCACACCGATTTTCCAGTTTATCCTTGTTTCCATGCTGTTTCCGTTATGGGCGGTTGCGGCGAGCTTGAACGATATTCTCATCGCGCAATTTAAACATGTGTTTGAATTGAGTGATTTCGCAAGCGCTTTCGTACAGAGTGCGTTTTACGGAGGCTACTTCCTCGTAGCGATTCCGGCGTCGATGGTTATTAAGAAAATGAGTTATAAGTTTGCGATCATGACAGGGCTTCTGTTTTATATCGTTGGCTGCTCGTTGTTTTATCCGGCGTCACACATGGGGACGTACACGATGTTCCTGTTTGCGATCTTCGCGATTGCGATCGGGCTAAGCTTTTTGGAAACAGCGGCCAATACGTACAGCTCGATGATCGGGCCGCGTCAATACAGCATTCTACGCTTGAACATTTCTCAAACGTTTTATCCGCTTGGTTCTATCGCAGGGATTTTACTCGGAAAGTACCTGGTGTTCCAGGAGGGGGCAAGCCTTGAATCACAGATGGCGAAGATGTCTCCGGCTGAAGCACAGGCATTTGGCTTGAAGATGCTGCAGCATACGCTTGAACCATATAAATATATTATTTTCGTACTGATTGCCATGTTTGTCTTGTTTGCCTTGACGAAGTTCCCGATCTGTAAGCCGGTTGCGAATCGTGCAAAGAGCGCAGAAAAGGCACCAGGAATCGGTCAGACGCTCAAATATTTGGCAGGCAACAAACGCTTCAAAAAAGGGATTGCAGCACAGTTTTTATATGTAGGAATGCAGGTAGCCGTTTGGTCGTTCACGATCCGTCTGGCACTTGATCTGAACCCGGATTTCAATGAGAGAACGGCTTCCAACTTCATGGTCTATAGTTTTGCGGGCTTCTTTGTCGGCAAGTTCATCGCGAACTTCCTGATGGCACGCTTCTCATCTTCAAAGGTCTTGTTCGGTTATTCCATTCTCGGATCGGCGATGCTGGCATATGTCATTCTCGTGCCGAACATGACGGCAGTTTACGCGGCCATCGTAGTAAGCATGCTGTTTGGACCTTGCTGGGCAACGATTTATGCTGAGACGCTTGAAGTGGTAGATAAGAAGTACACGGAAACAGCAGGGGCGATCCTGGTAATGTCGATCGTCGGTGGCGCGGTCATCCCAGCTCTTCAAGGGTACGCGTCTGACGCATTCGGCTCCATGCAGACGGCGTTCCTCGTATCGATGGCGTGCTTCGTATATGTCGGCATTTACTTCTTTGGTGAAATGAAGAAGCAAAAATCTGGAGTGAAGAAGACTGACGAAACGATCGAAGTGGCTCAGTAA
- a CDS encoding aldose 1-epimerase family protein has translation MLEMRGTIELQREFFKESKKVIYRDHEFTASLFRYPSGVEAIELTNSRGRMVVLPYMGQIIWDLEFDGTDLKMKNMFSQPKKVNAIVDTYGCFAFHSGLIANGCPGPDDDHELHGEMACAEMDRAWLEISEEGISVCGETEYVKGFGHHYLASPSVKMMKENSFIEMNMKVKNLSGSGMPLQYMCHTNYAYVDGAEMKQSIPDDCLVLRESIPAHVKPTEQWLAYNKKLLSGEETLNVLNKPEMYDPEIVFFADKLDAYGEEAEFEMTSPDGTSFFTKFSTAELNHATRWLLHNSDQQVGAFVLPATCRPEGFLAAEKAGTLITLGAGEERSFTVVTGKK, from the coding sequence ATGCTAGAAATGAGAGGAACCATTGAACTTCAGCGCGAATTTTTTAAAGAAAGCAAAAAAGTAATCTATCGAGATCATGAATTTACAGCAAGCCTGTTCCGCTATCCGTCAGGGGTGGAGGCGATTGAGCTGACCAACTCACGGGGGCGAATGGTTGTGCTGCCGTATATGGGACAGATCATCTGGGATCTTGAGTTTGACGGTACAGATCTGAAGATGAAGAACATGTTCTCACAGCCGAAAAAGGTTAATGCGATCGTTGATACATACGGTTGCTTTGCGTTCCACTCCGGCTTGATCGCCAACGGCTGTCCTGGACCTGACGATGACCATGAACTGCACGGTGAAATGGCGTGTGCCGAGATGGACCGGGCATGGCTGGAAATCAGTGAAGAAGGAATCAGTGTTTGTGGGGAAACGGAGTATGTGAAAGGTTTCGGACATCACTATTTAGCGTCTCCGAGTGTTAAAATGATGAAGGAAAACTCATTCATTGAGATGAATATGAAGGTGAAGAACCTGTCAGGGTCCGGCATGCCGCTTCAATACATGTGCCACACGAATTATGCGTATGTGGATGGTGCAGAGATGAAGCAGAGCATTCCGGACGATTGCTTAGTGCTTCGGGAATCGATTCCAGCCCACGTGAAGCCGACCGAACAATGGCTGGCGTACAATAAAAAGCTGTTGAGCGGGGAAGAAACGCTGAACGTGCTGAACAAGCCGGAGATGTATGACCCGGAGATTGTCTTTTTTGCCGATAAGCTGGATGCCTACGGTGAGGAAGCAGAATTTGAGATGACGTCACCGGATGGCACGTCATTTTTCACGAAGTTCTCAACTGCGGAATTGAACCATGCGACGCGCTGGCTTTTGCATAACAGCGACCAGCAGGTAGGAGCGTTCGTCCTGCCTGCGACATGCCGGCCGGAAGGATTTTTGGCCGCAGAAAAAGCAGGAACATTGATCACGTTAGGTGCCGGGGAAGAGCGTTCCTTTACGGTCGTGACCGGGAAGAAATAA